One stretch of Xiphophorus maculatus strain JP 163 A chromosome 19, X_maculatus-5.0-male, whole genome shotgun sequence DNA includes these proteins:
- the atp5s gene encoding ATP synthase subunit s, mitochondrial, whose amino-acid sequence MGLLSRTVESVLKQREGSRRHFWGWLNAVFNRVDYERIKAIGPDRAAAEWLLRCGAKVRFEGFERWHHDYNGLPTGPLGRHKIQAIDATESCIMYRGFDYLDGLKYVEEIKFNKCIYIEDVCLERLSSIENLQASLYMMEVVSCGNVTDKGLVALHRLKNLEYLFLSDLPGIKDRHATVERLQKALPRLDVALDLD is encoded by the exons ATGGGCCTGTTGTCGCGGACAGTGGAGTCCGTGTTAAAGCAGAGGGAGGGGAGCCGCAGACACTTCTGGGGCTGGCTCAATGCTGTTTTTAACAG GGTGGACTATGAGCGGATCAAAGCGATTGGTCCGGACCGAGCTGCAGCAGAGTGGCTGCTGAGATGTGGTGCCAAAGTGCGGTTCGAAGGTTTCGAACGCTGGCATCACGACTACAACGGACTCCCAACGGGGCCCCTGGGCAGACACAAGATCCAGGCAATCGACGCCACAGAATCCTGCATCATGTACAGAGGGTTCGACTACCTGG ATGGCTTGAAATATGTGGAGGAAATTAAATTCAACAAGTGTATCTACATCGAGGACGTCTGCCTGGAACGGCTGAGTTCGATAGAGAACCTGCAGGCCAGCCTCTACATGATGGAGGTGGTGTCATGTGGAAACGTGACCGACAAGGGCCTTGTTGCTCTCCACAGACTCAA GAACTTGGAGTATCTGTTTCTGAGTGATCTCCCAGGAATCAAAGACAGGCACGCCACAGTCGAGAGGCTCCAGAAGGCGCTTCCACGTCTGGACGTAGCGCTGGACCTGGACTGA
- the cdkl1 gene encoding cyclin-dependent kinase-like 1, whose translation MQRAEGERACVVRLCLLAQLRTRMEKYEKMGKIGEGSYGVVFKCRNRDTGQIVAIKKFVESEDDPVIKKIALREIRMLKQLKHANLVNLMEVFRRKRKLHLVFEYCDHTVLDELDRHPTGVPEHLARSITWQTLQAVDFCHKQKCIHRDVKPENILITKHQVIKLCDFGFARILTGPCDYYTDYVATRWYRAPELLVGDTQYGPPVDVWAIGCVFAELLSGIPLWPGKSDMDQLYLIRKTLGDLIPRHQQVFSNNQFFCGVSIPEPPEMEPLEQKYPSLSHQTLSLMKSCLRMDPSERLTCEQLLRHPYFDCMREKNESTTREHKRTRLPRRHLPPGYLPQLTSSSIFPALDNKKYYNNLRKFNYHLPNI comes from the exons ATGCAAAGGGCGGAGGGTGAGCGTGCGTGTGTGGTGCGCCTTTGTTTGTTGGCCCAACTTCGGACGAGGATGGAGAAGTACGAGAAGATGGGGAAGATCGGCGAGGGATCGTACGGCGTCGTCTTCAAGTGCAGAAACAGGGACACCGGGCAGATCGTCGCCATCAAGAAGTTCGTGGAGTCCGAGGACGATCCCGTCATCAAAAAGATCGCGCTGAGGGAGATCAGGATGCTCAAG CAACTGAAGCACGCCAACCTGGTGAACCTGATGGAAGTGTTCAGACGGAAGCGGAAGCTGCACCTGGTGTTCGAGTACTGCGACCACACCGTCCTGGACGAGCTGGACCGCCACCCGACCGG cGTCCCGGAGCATCTGGCCAGGAGTATAACCTGGCAGACTCTCCAAGCCGTCGACTTCTGCCACAAACAGAAG TGCATTCACAGAGACGTGAAGCCGGAGAACATCCTCATCACCAAACACCAAGTCATCAAACTCTGTGACTTCGGCTTTGCCAGGATTCTca cGGGGCCGTGTGACTACTACACAGACTACGTGGCGACCCGCTGGTACCGGGCCCCGGAGCTCCTGGTGGGGGACACCCAGTACGGTCCCCCGGTGGACGTGTGGGCGATCGGCTGTGTGTTTGCCGAGCTGCTCTCGGGGATTCCTCTGTGGCCCGGCAAGTCCGACATGGACCAGCTCTACCTGATCCGGAAGACTCTGG GAGATCTGATCCCTCGACATCAGCAGGTTTTCAGCAACAACCAGTTCTTCTGTGGCGTTTCCATCCCGGAGCCTCCAGAGATG GAACCTTTGGAGCAAAAGTATCCAAGTCTCTCGCATCAAACTCTGAGCCTCATGAAG AGCTGTTTGAGAATGGATCCGTCTGAGCGGCTGACCTGTGAGCAGCTCCTGCGGCATCCCTACTTCGACTGCATGAGGGAAAAAAACGAGAGCACGACTCGAGAGCACAAGAGGACGCGTTTGCCTCGGAGACACCTGCCCCCCGGG TATTTGCCAcagctgaccagcagcagcatctttCCCGCTCTGGACAATAAGAAATACTACAACAACCTGCGCAAGTTCAACTACCACCTCCCAAACATCTAA